The following coding sequences lie in one Rutidosis leptorrhynchoides isolate AG116_Rl617_1_P2 chromosome 6, CSIRO_AGI_Rlap_v1, whole genome shotgun sequence genomic window:
- the LOC139854891 gene encoding uncharacterized protein encodes MRQRRWVELLNEYNCEIRYHPSKANVVADAFSRKEKAKPLRIRDAQLEALKEENITTESLKGLDKQFSIGDDGTHYFADIIWVPKFGGLGELVLYDAHKSRYSISPGSEKIYQDLKVNAEHQRPSRLLTQPEIPQ; translated from the exons atgagacaaagaCGTTGGGTAGAACTGCTAAACGAATACAATTGTGAGATTCGTTATCATCCTAGCAAGGCTAACGTTGTTGCAGATGCCTTTAGTAGGAAAGAGAAGGCtaaacctctccga atacgcgatGCACAACTTGAGGCTTTGAAGGAAGAGAATATTACTACTGAATCACTCAAGGGCCTAGATAAACAGTTTTCCATTGGAGATGATGGAACTCATTACTTTGCTGATATAATCTGGGTACCGAAATTTGGTGGATTAGGGGAACTAGTGCTATATGACgcacacaagtcaagatactcTATTTCCCCTGGATCCGAAAAGatatatcaagatcttaag GTCAATGCAGAGCATCAGAGACCGTCACGACTactgacacagccagagattccccagtga